In the genome of Marispirochaeta sp., one region contains:
- a CDS encoding ATP-binding protein, with product MRQEYIGFLKTVPFFSHLDDQYLGELGRYCREESFAPGEVLFREGDAADRFFIMMKGQVEVWKSYDTPDADLLTVHGPGKPFGEMALVDAMPRYATLKARTSATTLAIHEEDFLRLIRDNSAVALAVIRSLSAMVRRSNDTLLEDLKQRNLKLEEALTELKEAQDQLIQQERLSNLGKFSSMILHDIRNPISIVQGYAEILRRSDDLAPKHLAYVENILSESERLAGLANEFLDYSRGEIRLDFSPVELGPFLSRLEAQVRKRIGSKQVSLKFEHRGVDTAIFDHARIFRVLVNLTENARKALGREGELTVRFDEYKDSLRIRVRDTGEGMSPEVLAHVFEPFYSSSKQGGTGLGMLIVKNIVEAHHGDIDIASSPGKGTEISILLPLRKI from the coding sequence ATGCGTCAGGAATACATCGGTTTTCTAAAAACCGTACCTTTTTTCAGCCACCTGGATGACCAGTATCTGGGGGAACTCGGCCGGTATTGCCGGGAGGAATCTTTTGCCCCCGGTGAAGTATTGTTTCGCGAAGGTGATGCCGCCGACCGCTTTTTTATAATGATGAAGGGGCAGGTAGAGGTCTGGAAAAGCTACGATACCCCGGATGCCGATCTTTTGACGGTACATGGTCCGGGAAAACCCTTCGGAGAGATGGCCCTGGTTGATGCCATGCCCCGTTATGCTACCCTGAAGGCCCGCACTTCGGCTACTACTCTGGCTATTCACGAGGAAGATTTTCTCCGCCTGATCCGGGATAATTCCGCAGTAGCCCTGGCGGTAATCCGTTCCCTGTCTGCCATGGTACGCCGTAGTAACGATACCCTGCTGGAAGACCTTAAACAGAGAAACCTGAAACTGGAGGAGGCTCTTACGGAGCTTAAGGAGGCTCAAGACCAGCTGATACAGCAGGAGAGGCTCTCGAACCTGGGAAAGTTCTCCTCCATGATTCTTCATGATATTCGGAATCCCATATCCATTGTCCAGGGCTATGCCGAGATCCTGCGGCGTTCTGATGACCTGGCACCAAAGCATCTGGCCTACGTTGAGAATATTCTCAGCGAGTCTGAGCGTCTGGCCGGTCTTGCCAACGAGTTTCTTGATTACTCCCGGGGTGAGATTCGTCTCGATTTTTCACCCGTGGAGCTGGGGCCCTTTCTTAGCAGACTTGAAGCCCAGGTCCGTAAGAGAATCGGGTCAAAGCAGGTCAGTTTGAAGTTCGAACACAGGGGAGTAGACACGGCCATTTTTGATCATGCCAGAATTTTCCGGGTTCTGGTTAACCTTACGGAAAACGCCCGCAAAGCTCTGGGACGGGAAGGGGAGCTTACTGTTCGCTTTGACGAGTACAAGGATTCCCTGCGTATACGTGTCCGGGATACCGGCGAAGGAATGAGCCCGGAGGTCCTGGCGCATGTCTTTGAACCCTTCTATTCTTCCTCCAAGCAAGGCGGCACTGGGCTTGGCATGTTGATTGTCAAGAATATTGTAGAAGCCCATCATGGAGATATCGACATAGCATCATCCCCCGGCAAGGGGACAGAGATCAGCATTTTGCTTCCTTTACGAAAGATCTAA
- the sigZ gene encoding RNA polymerase sigma factor SigZ: MKKGIVRKITTETVWTDFRRELKAFIQSRVGDEETADDVLQEVFVKIHANIDSLRDNSKLRSWAFQIARNALIDYFRVSRKNRYLIDEIQHAGLDPVETTNEILHFCMKHFIKRLPEIYRKAIIYTEYEGHSQLQLAEELGISLSAAKSRVQRARLKIRTMMLEYCHIESKIGGIDIGRMAESCPVCSDGRPSLIFVR; the protein is encoded by the coding sequence ATGAAAAAGGGAATTGTGCGGAAAATAACAACAGAAACAGTATGGACGGACTTTCGTCGTGAGCTCAAGGCTTTTATCCAAAGCAGGGTGGGCGATGAAGAGACAGCTGATGATGTGTTACAGGAGGTATTTGTTAAAATACATGCCAACATCGATTCGCTGCGGGACAATTCCAAGCTGCGCAGTTGGGCTTTCCAGATAGCCAGGAATGCTCTTATTGATTATTTTCGGGTTAGCAGAAAGAATCGATATCTTATCGATGAGATACAGCATGCAGGTTTAGATCCTGTTGAAACCACTAATGAAATCCTCCATTTCTGCATGAAACACTTTATAAAACGACTGCCGGAGATCTATCGTAAGGCGATTATCTACACCGAGTATGAAGGACATTCGCAGCTTCAACTGGCAGAAGAACTTGGAATAAGTCTTTCCGCCGCCAAATCACGAGTACAAAGAGCCCGTTTAAAGATTAGAACCATGATGCTTGAATACTGTCATATAGAATCAAAAATCGGCGGAATCGACATAGGCAGAATGGCAGAATCCTGTCCCGTCTGTTCAGACGGCAGACCATCGCTGATATTTGTACGCTAG
- a CDS encoding SDR family NAD(P)-dependent oxidoreductase, with translation MEKLQGKTCLVTGASSGLGLATTELFAENGATVVMVCRNKDKAHTAVEGIRHRNPTASVSLELCDFSSLDSLRSFISIFTNNHTCLDILCNNAAAMKPVYTETGDGLEYMLQTNYLAPFILTQSFLHLLKRSQDPRVINITLPPEKLRLDLSDLQCRRSFNTMQSFYKTKLALLLHSLELADSLTGNDVSIICADPGPGPFDSGLVRDMPAPIRFFKKLISGKVDKAAANILFYATHSFLRKETIFKGTNPQQRIPYWNDRQVRDELRQKTDELLADLIS, from the coding sequence ATGGAAAAACTACAAGGAAAAACCTGTCTTGTTACCGGAGCATCCTCAGGGCTTGGTCTGGCGACGACAGAGCTCTTCGCAGAAAATGGTGCAACAGTAGTCATGGTATGCAGAAACAAGGACAAAGCTCATACTGCTGTCGAAGGTATCCGGCACAGGAATCCTACTGCCTCGGTCAGTCTTGAACTCTGCGACTTTTCTTCCCTGGATTCACTGCGATCATTTATAAGCATATTCACAAATAATCATACCTGTCTGGATATTCTTTGCAACAACGCGGCCGCCATGAAACCGGTGTACACGGAAACCGGCGACGGACTGGAGTATATGCTGCAGACCAATTACCTGGCTCCGTTTATACTCACACAATCGTTTTTGCATCTGCTGAAAAGAAGCCAGGATCCGAGAGTTATAAACATTACCCTGCCCCCGGAAAAACTCCGACTCGATCTAAGCGATCTTCAGTGCCGCAGGTCGTTTAACACAATGCAGTCTTTTTACAAAACAAAGCTGGCTCTTCTGCTTCATTCTCTGGAACTCGCCGACAGCTTGACCGGTAATGATGTATCAATAATCTGCGCCGATCCTGGTCCCGGTCCCTTTGATTCGGGACTTGTACGGGATATGCCAGCGCCCATACGGTTTTTCAAGAAACTTATATCCGGCAAGGTGGACAAGGCTGCGGCGAACATTTTGTTTTATGCAACACATTCTTTTCTCAGAAAAGAGACCATCTTTAAAGGAACAAATCCACAACAAAGAATTCCATATTGGAATGACAGACAGGTACGAGATGAACTCAGGCAGAAGACTGACGAACTTCTCGCTGATTTAATTTCGTGA
- a CDS encoding DNA/RNA non-specific endonuclease, whose product MAKNSGNRALLILFTSLILVVLLITFIARIGAGELIVVVGNRVGDALGEAGRYVGESVKTVADRPLASGISDYLEDPETLTVPVSLDEMVFEIIEKEGFILAYCADRKIPLWVGYELTAKELEGEFPRLDYFKKDADMGEDSPVSSSYTGSGYDRGHMIPAADVKWSEEAMTHSFLMSNVAPQIPALNRGAWRELEEAIRDLVRIEGALIIITGPVLTEAEYPRIAEGGTVIPEYYFKVVLDYSDPGVHAWGFLMPNTEEMLADREYGDFLFSVDRVEEFTGYDFFAPLPDDLEEQLENRASPLF is encoded by the coding sequence ATGGCAAAAAACAGCGGTAACCGGGCATTACTGATACTCTTTACCAGCCTTATTCTTGTTGTACTCCTCATAACGTTTATTGCCCGGATTGGGGCAGGGGAGCTGATTGTTGTAGTCGGGAACCGCGTAGGCGATGCACTTGGGGAGGCTGGCCGCTATGTCGGTGAATCTGTCAAAACCGTGGCGGACAGACCTCTTGCTTCAGGTATCAGTGATTATCTGGAAGATCCTGAAACCCTTACTGTTCCAGTTTCTCTGGATGAGATGGTCTTTGAGATCATCGAAAAGGAAGGATTTATTCTCGCTTACTGCGCGGATCGGAAGATACCCTTATGGGTCGGATACGAGCTTACCGCCAAAGAGCTTGAAGGCGAATTCCCGCGGCTGGATTATTTTAAAAAGGATGCCGACATGGGGGAGGATTCCCCTGTTTCAAGTTCATATACCGGTTCCGGATACGACCGGGGACATATGATTCCTGCTGCAGATGTCAAATGGTCAGAGGAGGCAATGACTCATTCCTTTTTAATGTCGAATGTTGCCCCGCAAATCCCGGCTCTGAACCGCGGGGCCTGGCGTGAATTGGAAGAAGCAATCAGGGATCTTGTCAGAATCGAAGGGGCACTTATTATTATTACCGGCCCTGTCCTTACCGAGGCCGAGTACCCAAGGATTGCGGAGGGAGGAACGGTAATTCCGGAGTACTATTTCAAGGTTGTCCTGGATTACAGTGATCCAGGGGTACATGCCTGGGGTTTTCTTATGCCGAATACGGAAGAGATGCTGGCCGACCGGGAGTACGGGGACTTCCTTTTTTCCGTGGACCGGGTTGAAGAATTTACCGGGTATGACTTCTTCGCACCCTTGCCGGATGATCTGGAAGAGCAGCTTGAAAATCGGGCATCCCCTCTGTTTTAG